From the Flavimarina sp. Hel_I_48 genome, one window contains:
- a CDS encoding MBL fold metallo-hydrolase produces MIKYLPIFVTALLFISTSVFAQRDFSEVEIKIVPVKDSIYMLQGSGGNIGLSVGNDGVFMIDDEFAELSEKITAAIRTLSNKPIKFLANTHFHGDHTGGNGKFEDAGAVVLAQENVRKRLKNDDKSAGLPVITFKNDLTLHLNGNDIMAVHVDSAHTDSDALIYFPQSNVMHTGDTFITNGFPFIDLKSGGSIDGDIEAGKAGLMLANSETIIIPGHGELATYSDYETYVDMLKTLRENVQNAINNGKKRSEISTMENLTSTFYTDAEADKSFINGPKIRETIYDSLKAKME; encoded by the coding sequence ATGATAAAATATCTACCAATTTTTGTTACCGCTTTACTTTTCATCTCCACATCTGTCTTTGCGCAACGCGACTTTTCAGAAGTTGAGATCAAAATCGTTCCCGTCAAAGACAGTATTTACATGCTTCAGGGAAGTGGTGGCAATATTGGTCTTTCGGTAGGAAATGATGGGGTTTTTATGATTGACGATGAGTTCGCAGAACTATCCGAAAAAATAACCGCCGCTATTAGAACCTTAAGTAACAAACCCATAAAATTTTTAGCGAATACCCATTTTCACGGGGATCACACGGGTGGAAATGGAAAATTTGAAGACGCCGGAGCGGTAGTCCTAGCGCAGGAAAATGTTCGGAAACGCCTTAAAAATGACGATAAATCAGCTGGTTTACCGGTAATAACCTTTAAAAATGACCTTACGCTACACCTTAATGGCAACGATATCATGGCGGTACACGTAGATAGCGCACACACAGATAGTGACGCTTTAATTTATTTTCCGCAAAGCAATGTCATGCACACCGGAGACACCTTTATCACCAATGGTTTTCCATTTATCGACTTGAAAAGTGGTGGCAGTATCGATGGGGATATTGAAGCTGGCAAAGCCGGACTCATGCTTGCCAATTCAGAAACCATCATTATTCCCGGGCATGGCGAACTGGCTACGTATTCAGACTATGAAACCTATGTGGATATGCTCAAAACCCTTCGGGAAAACGTTCAAAATGCCATAAATAATGGCAAAAAACGTTCAGAAATCAGCACTATGGAAAACCTTACGAGTACTTTTTACACAGATGCCGAAGCCGATAAAAGTTTTATCAATGGCCCTAAAATCAGGGAAACTATATATGACAGCCTCAAAGCTAAAATGGAATAG
- a CDS encoding Dabb family protein — protein sequence MKSVLFLFILLTSSQLMQAQNQNQSQTQETEFDSHFVHNVYFWLKNPENKQDRADFEASLKKFLKTSKYAKTHFIGTPANTPREVVDNSWTYSLVLTFPSKEIQDKYQDEDVHHLFIEESEDLWERVQVYDSVGLE from the coding sequence ATGAAATCAGTCCTATTCCTATTTATACTTTTAACATCAAGCCAACTCATGCAAGCCCAAAACCAAAACCAATCGCAAACACAGGAAACCGAATTTGATTCACACTTTGTGCACAATGTCTATTTCTGGCTTAAAAACCCAGAAAACAAGCAGGATAGAGCAGATTTTGAGGCTTCTTTGAAGAAATTTTTAAAGACCAGTAAATACGCTAAAACCCATTTTATAGGAACTCCGGCAAATACACCGCGAGAGGTTGTTGACAACTCATGGACGTATTCACTCGTCCTTACTTTCCCTTCAAAAGAAATACAGGACAAGTATCAGGATGAAGATGTGCATCATCTATTTATAGAAGAATCTGAGGATTTATGGGAACGCGTACAGGTTTATGATTCTGTAGGTCTGGAGTAA
- a CDS encoding aldo/keto reductase, with protein MQGPILLNDGHKIPRIGFGTYKATDEEGVASVKTALQSGYRLIDTAAKYENEKAVGEGIKASEVPREELFITTKLWRENLGYAQAKKAFAESLKRLNLKYIDLYLIHWPANAKNHTNWQKTNAETWRALEDLQSEGTIKSIGVSNFWPEHLEPLLETARVKTAVNQIEFHPGYWQQAVTEYCKAQDIVVESWSPLGQGRVFGHPVLEKVAKKHNKSVAQICLRWIYQHDVVVIPKSTTPERIKENKNILDFELSVDEMRTINEIPKMGFSGELPNEWPDKV; from the coding sequence ATGCAAGGTCCTATACTTCTCAATGATGGTCATAAAATCCCAAGAATTGGTTTTGGCACCTATAAAGCCACCGATGAGGAAGGTGTAGCTTCCGTCAAGACCGCATTGCAGAGTGGATACCGCTTAATAGACACTGCAGCAAAATATGAAAATGAAAAGGCGGTAGGCGAGGGCATCAAAGCTAGTGAAGTACCGCGTGAGGAACTTTTTATAACGACCAAGTTATGGAGGGAAAACCTTGGGTATGCCCAGGCCAAAAAAGCCTTTGCGGAATCTTTGAAGCGATTGAATCTAAAGTATATTGATCTATACCTGATTCACTGGCCGGCCAATGCTAAGAACCATACAAATTGGCAAAAAACAAATGCGGAAACCTGGCGCGCCCTGGAAGATTTACAGTCTGAGGGTACAATCAAAAGCATAGGGGTAAGCAATTTCTGGCCTGAACATTTAGAGCCGCTCCTGGAAACTGCAAGGGTAAAAACTGCCGTAAATCAAATTGAATTCCATCCTGGATACTGGCAACAGGCAGTGACCGAATATTGTAAAGCACAGGATATTGTAGTAGAATCCTGGTCGCCTCTGGGGCAGGGCAGGGTTTTTGGTCACCCTGTTCTGGAAAAAGTGGCAAAAAAGCATAATAAATCCGTGGCGCAGATCTGTCTTAGGTGGATCTATCAGCACGATGTAGTGGTAATCCCAAAGTCTACAACTCCTGAACGTATCAAAGAAAATAAGAATATTCTTGACTTTGAACTTTCTGTAGATGAAATGAGAACGATCAATGAAATTCCGAAAATGGGATTCAGTGGGGAATTGCCAAACGAATGGCCTGATAAGGTTTGA
- a CDS encoding GAF domain-containing protein: protein MSDKSTSIAQIKENINKSSIEWERVLKDIIAHFDCKTGTLHFLDDKNLLQLETQQGIPDFLIPKLTTIPIGKGMAGIAAERKKPVEMCNLQTDDSGVARPAAKETKVEGSIAVPMIKNGTLYGVFGIAKPVPYEFTEQEENDLLQLGEAMSEAHLNK from the coding sequence ATGTCAGATAAAAGCACTTCAATAGCACAAATCAAAGAAAATATAAACAAGTCTTCCATTGAATGGGAACGGGTTCTTAAGGATATTATCGCACATTTTGATTGTAAAACCGGGACACTTCATTTTCTGGATGATAAGAATCTTCTGCAACTGGAAACACAGCAGGGGATACCAGATTTTCTTATTCCTAAACTAACGACAATCCCTATCGGAAAAGGAATGGCCGGCATTGCTGCCGAAAGGAAAAAACCTGTTGAAATGTGTAATTTGCAAACGGATGACTCTGGCGTGGCGCGTCCTGCAGCAAAAGAAACAAAAGTAGAAGGGTCAATCGCGGTACCTATGATTAAAAACGGTACGCTTTATGGCGTTTTTGGTATTGCAAAACCGGTTCCCTACGAATTTACAGAGCAGGAAGAAAATGATCTTTTGCAACTGGGAGAAGCCATGAGTGAAGCGCATTTAAATAAATAG